In Erigeron canadensis isolate Cc75 chromosome 1, C_canadensis_v1, whole genome shotgun sequence, a single window of DNA contains:
- the LOC122609156 gene encoding prostaglandin E synthase 2-like — MFATAAAAMRRASTLSAASISRALLSSSEHHLHKPSFIATASSRRWFSSSIKPTSPNASFSTTTKLFTSLGCLAAAGAMLFEEPAHAKEPVKPDLAPKEVVLYQYESCPFCNKVKAFLDYYDVPYKVVEVNPLSKKEIKWSDYKKVPILMVDGEPLQDSSAIIDQMRNKISPVKSTSPASDDDNEETKWRRWVDDHLVHMLSPNIYRNTSEALESFDYITSNGNFSYTEKYTVKYAGAAAMYFVSKKLKKKYNITDERKSLYEAAETWVDALDGRDFLGGSKPNLADLAVFGVLRPIRYLRSGKDMVEHTRIGEWYTRMESVVGESSRIKA; from the exons ATGttcgccaccgccgccgccgccatgAGAAGAGCTTCAACACTCTCCGCCGCATCAATATCTCGAGCCCTCCTTTCTTCCTCCGAACACCACCTTCATAAACCTTCCTTCATCGCCACCGCTTCTTCTCGCCGGTGGTTTTCATCATCCATCAAACCCACCTCCCCAAATGCATCTTTCTCCACCACCACTAAGCTTTTTACCTCGTTAGGTTGTCTCGCCGCCGCCGGTGCCATGTTGTTTGAAGAACCGGCTCACGCCAAAGAACCGGTTAAACCGGATCTAGCTCCAAAAGAAGTTGTTTTATATCAATATGAATCTTGCCCTTTTTGTAATAAGGTTAAAG CATTTCTAGATTACTATGATGTGCCATACAAGGTTGTGGAGGTTAACCCTCTTAGTAAGAAGGAAATCAAATGGTCTGATTACAAGAAGGTGCCTATACTCATGGTGGATGGTGAACCGCTGCAAGATTCATCAG CTATTATTGATCAGATGAGAAACAAAATTAGTCCTGTGAAATCGACTTCACCAGCCagtgatgatgataatgaagaaACGAAGTGGCGCCG GTGGGTTGATGATCATTTAGTGCATATGCTATCTCCAAATATTTACCGCAACACTTCTGAGGCTCTGGAATCCTTTGACTATATCACTAGCAATG GTAATTTCAGCTATACTGAAAAGTATACAGTAAAATATGCTGGGGCTGCTGCTATGTATTTTGTGTCCAAGAAACTGAAGAAAAAATATAACatcactgatgaaagaaaatcaTTGTATGAAGCTGCAGAAACTTGGGTTGATGCACTTGATGGCAGGGACTTCTTAG GTGGCTCCAAGCCTAATTTGGCTGACCTTGCTGTGTTTGGAGTGTTGAGACCTATTCGTTATCTGAGATCAGGTAAAGATATGGTCGAACATACCAGAATTGGCGAGTGGTACACAAGAATGGAAAGTGTTGTCGGTGAATCTTCAAGAATAAAGGCTTAA